GCCCATGGCGCCGAGGCCGACAAATCCAACGTCCATCCGGAAATCTCCCTACGCCGCAGACAAGCGGCGGCTGCGCTGGCGCAACGTACAGGCGCCTGGCGGAGCTGCCATCAGGCGGGTGCGTTTCACAAGCCGGGGCGTCGGTCGGTTGGCGGCGGCCCCTGAGGGAGCCTGCGGTGTACAAGCGTATCCTTCTGGCGTTCGACGGTTCGGTGGAGGGGCGGACGGCCCTGCGTGAGGGCGCTCTGCTGGCGAAGAGCTGCGGCGCACAGGTTCATCTGCTGTCCGTCGTGTCGGAGACGGGCGGCATGGCGATCGGCGAAGGCGCATTCGCGGGTGCGGTCGCCCTGCACCAGGACCGCTATCGCGAGGTGCTGGAGGAAGGCGCTGCGCGGCTGCGGGCGATGGG
The Phenylobacterium soli genome window above contains:
- a CDS encoding universal stress protein produces the protein MYKRILLAFDGSVEGRTALREGALLAKSCGAQVHLLSVVSETGGMAIGEGAFAGAVALHQDRYREVLEEGAARLRAMG